CCGTCTTTTCAGGAATTCCCGCTTCCACTGAAACCTTTTCAAGGAGCCATCCCCTTTCCTGGTCAGTATCTGCAAGGAGCCAGCAGACCACACCGGGAGTCCAGGGCTGAACATCAGGATTCATTTTTTCTGCAGCATCATTTAAGAGCGCACTGTAACTTTCTACCTGCAGGACAATGCAACTGTCCAGCATACCGCCAGCAATGGCCAGAACTCCCTGCTCAAGCGCCCTGAAAAAAGGCAGAGAAAAATCGGTTATGGTAAGACTGCATCCCCGAAGAGAAAAAACGGAAGCCATATACCCGGCAGCCGCATTGAAAACAGAGTGTGAGAAGAGGATCGGTGAGGTCTGCTCGCCGGAGATAATCTGATCCAACACATCAAAATTCGTCTCCATCGTTCCAAAGGCCGTTCCCAGAAACAGACCGCGTCGCCCATGGGGAATATCCCCAATCTCAATTGTTTCCTTCAGAACGTTATATCCACCAACTACGGCCAGCCTGATATAATCGTCAGCCCTGCGCAGCTGTTTTGCCAGTTCTGCCGGTGTTTCCAGTTCCGCCAGCTCCAGGGTACAGACCTTGAGAATCCGTATCATCCCGCCCCCTCCAGCACAAGAACACCATTGGAACCGCCGAAAGCCAGGGATTGACTCATTCCAATCCTTCCCCCCAGGGGTGATGTTTCTCCTTCAGCCAGAACAGCAACAGGAAAGTCGGGATCACAGTTACGACATCCCGCGGTGCCGGCAACCTCTCCCCTGTTCAGAGTAAGCAAGGTGAAAACTGCCTCAATAGCTCCGGCAGCCCCCAGGGTATGTCCTGTAACCCCCTTGGTGGAAATCATGGATAGTCCGGTAGAATTCAATCCGAGCTCATAAACAGCCCTGGTTTCCGCCCTGTCATTAGCCGGAGTCCCCGTACCATGGGCATTGATCATGGCAATATCACCAACTGTAACATTGCCGTCAGCCAGGGCCATCCGTACTGCCAACTGCAATCCGCGACCACTTGGATGCGGGGCCGTGGGATGGTGGGCGTCTCCGGCGATACCATATCCCCGGATCCAGCCCAGGCACGCTCTTTTTTCAGCGATAATCTGCTCATCTCTTTCCAGCAGAACAATCCCTGCACCTTCACCCAGGTTCAGCCCCTGACGGTCCCTGTCAAAAGGCCTGCAATCCTCCGGAGAGACAAGCATGAGACTCTTAAAGCCGTGACAGGCTATCCGGGAGAGCTCATCAGCACCGCCGGCAATGGCAATATCACACAGGCCATGGCGCAACCAGTTTCTGGCAAGTCCTATTGCGTCAGTTCCTGACGCACAGGCGTTGGTAATAACCGCCCGTGGCCCCCGAACACCGAGAATCCCTTGTACCCGCTCTGCCAGGTTTGACGACAGATAAGTACGCAGTGGCTTTTCATCAGGATCTCTGCCCTCTTTCCAGTCAATATAATAGGGTTCATTATGAAAAGTGCAGCCCACCGTCGTGCCGAGAGCAACCCCGACCCGCTTCCGTCTCAAATCTGCTGCACTGATTCCGGCCTGCTCCAACGATTCATTGATGGCGGCCAGGGCCAGCAGGAGGGTACGGTTGACTCCTGCAAGTACCGAATCATCAATGGAAAAAGAAGAGGAAAGAGCAGGTAATTTTCCGGCCACCACAAAACAGGGAGCTGCAGGTGGAGGAAAAAACGGTTCTCCCTTCATGGCTGTTGAAACCGTCCATGAAGCAATAGAAGCCATCGCCTCTGTACTACTGCCACCGGCCGCGCAAACCACACCACAACCGGTCACTGCGATCAAAGGCGCTCCTTCACCCACCATATGCGCTCCCTGGGCCTTGAACTATCGGGCCAGCTGAACCACGGTTCCCTTGAGAACCACATTGACCATCATACCGCCAACCAGGCAGCTGTATTCCGTTGAGCTGGAATTTTCCCTGTTCTTGATATAGGATTTGATGTTGATAACCCCATTGCCTCCCTCCCGGTCGGCACGATCCTGCAGAGCAACCAGGGCAGAGGCAAGGGCCCGGGCACAGGCATCGTCATGTTTTTTGCGGAAACCATTGGTCCTTTTATTGCTTTTAAAGGTGCCGTATTCCCGCACCACGGCCGGATGAGGCTGGTCCCCCCAGTAAAGAGCAACACCATTATTCAGCACGTCCTGAACAACGGGTTTTTCCATGGCATCCCTGATTGAAAAATTTTTCTTCACATCCCTGGAAAACGCTGTAGATGCGCATAGCAACAAAGATAAAATAGAAATTACAACTATTCTGACTTTCATTTTTCCTCCTTGACAGTTTTCTGACTGTTAATGCCACACCAATAGGTGTTAATGTAACAACATAGTGTATAAAATCAACAATTCATTTATTATCAAGGATATAGCGGGCAAGACATTCAATGGATTCGAAAGCTTTCCGGCCTTCGTCCATGTCGGCTATCTGCACACCGAAATGTTTCTGAATCAGAACCACCAGCTCAACCGCATCCAGAGAATCCAGTTCCAGTCCCTCCCCGAAAAGCGGATCAGTATCACTGATACCGTCAACGGTAACACCCTGTACCTTTAAATCATTAATCAATATTTCCTTGATTTTTTGTTTCGTCTCTTCCATAATTTTCCGCTTTTCCTTTTTTCCTGAATACGTACAAAACTCAACCTGAGTTTCATGAACAATCAGATTTTTTATTATTGATGGACTCGTAAAAACTCCGATCTACTGCGTTGTGGGGTGATCGTGTAATGCTCGACGTACCATATGTACGCCTGCGCTTACACGACACCGCCACGCCTTGTATATCGAAGTTTTTCCAGAGTCCATCTGGGAACGTTGAACGACTTTTTACGAGATCATCATTATTGCTTCCAGATATTATAAAAATTATACCATTGAAAGGGAAATTGCTGCAGGTATGCTTCCATTGCCGCAATATATTTCCCCGCACACTCCCTCAACATCAGTGCTCTCCTGGACCTGTCTTCGTAACGGGGATAAAAATAATCCCACATTTTCAGCTGGTAAGTCTTCCGACCGGTCTTGGCAGCAAATAAAACAGCCACCGGCGCCCCTGCCGTTGCCGCCAGCATATAGGCCGCATCAGGCAGCTTCATGGGCTCACCCAGAAAATCAACGCCGGAGGAGGAACCGCTGATCAACCTGTCTCCCATTATGGTCACGACCTCCCCCCTCTGAAGGGCGGCAGCAGCGTCAATCATACCTCCAAAGGGACCATCGGCATCAATAATTTCAAAACTCCGCTTTCCCCTGATATCGAAAAAATGTTTGGCCACAGCCTGCCGATCATACTGCATCAGGGCATGTACCCTCACCGGCAGACCGTCAAGATTGGCAAGAGCGGCCTGCCAGTTTCCCACATGGCCCGTCAGAAGAACAACCCCTTTCTTTTTTTCTATGAGGTCCAGCAGGGTATTATAACCGATAAACTCACCGTCAAAACTGCTGTCCCCGGTCAAGCCTATCCACCCCCTGTCAACAAGAACCTGCCCGAACGAGAGAAGATTTTTAAAAGTATACCACCAGTATTTCCAGGCCTTTCGCCCGGGAAACCTGTGGTTGAAATAGGGGCGAACTGTTCTGTGAATCCCGCGGCTGCAGAGTGCATAGCAGAAAATCACCGGAACCAGCAGCACAGAACCTCCACCATGACCAAAAACCCGCATGGTCATATAGAAAAACCAGTGTCCCAATGCCTCCAGCTGTTTTTTCAGAGCCATCTTTCCCTCAATTCAGCCGACGTCCCGGCCACCTCTGCTGAAACTTCGTGCGGCGAAGTAAATAATCGCTGCCCCGATCAGACCGAGCAGGGGCCCGACCAGGAGAGAACCAAGCAGCCAGTCCCAGATCCGATGGTGAACTTCAAATAACCATTTTTCATGGGACAGATCGAACAAAAAATGGCCGGTCCTGAAATAATATCCCGTCTCGATACAGAGGGCCGGAACCAGGGGCGGCATGCAGAACTGACTGGCCGCCACCGCCGCAACTTTATTGAGATGAAAGCGATGGGACACATAGATGATAACAATCGTATGGCAGGCAATAAGGGGTAGAGCACCCAGAAAAATACCAATCCAGACAGCAACTGCCAGCCATAAGGGAGAACCATTTTCCCTGCAGAGGTTTTTTAAGATCCGCCAGGGCCCGCCGGTCGGCTTCTTCTCTTTTTCTGTACTTTTCACAACCAGCTGCCTGTTCGGCAATGGCAGAAGACGGCGAAATACTAACCTGCTGTGAATCCGGGTCAGTCGCCAGTTATCAATTATTTTATCGAAATGACTGATCCGCTCCCCGGGTGGCGGATAATGGACAGAGACATCAACAGAACGCACGTCAAGCCCGGCCCAGATTGTCTTCACCAGGACCTCAATCTCAAAATCATACCGTTTACGTTCCAGGGGCAGCTGAATCAATTCCCGAACCGGATAAAGCCGGAAACCACTCTGGGTGTCACTCAACTCTTTTCCCGCTTCCAGACGTACCCAGAAATTTGAAAATGTCCGGCCAAACCGGCTTGAACCAGGGACCGTTTCCTGGACCATCCTCCTCGCTCCGATAATAATTGCCGGCCACTCTCCCCGTTCAGCCTCGGCAGTCAGCGTTACAGCCTCCCGGGGGTCATGCTGTCCGTCAGCATCAATTGTTAGAATTGCATCATACCTTCGCTCTGCCGCGAAATTTGCTGCAGCGAGGATGGCCGCCCCTTTACCCCTGTTTTCAGAAAACTTCAGGGTATAACAGTTCAACTCTGCCACCCTGTCCAGGCCACCATCACTGCTGCCGTCATCCACAACCAGCACAGGAAATCCAGTCGGAATCGCACGCCGGACCACATCTCCCAAGGTTGAACCATGATTGTAGACCGGGATTACAAGCAGAACCTTGAGACGGGACATTAAATGTAACTGGTTACAGGATTTGTAATTCTGTGTCTTCATCCGTATATAAACCTGTAAGTGATCTGGGGTGCTGCAGATTCGTGCAGGCGTGACTGGCCGCTATAGCCCCTCTATGCGGGCAGTCGCGACCGTGCGAATATGCCGTGCCCCTGATCACTTACCATTGAATCAGCGCCTCCCCTTTGTCAGCAGGAGATCCCACAAAGGTCCCGTGTGACCCATGTCATGCAGCATGGCAATACGTTCCTCAAATTCATGACAGGGATAAATTCTGTCCATCCTGTTCCCGAACGAATCCAGTATCATCTCTTCCATTCGCTCCCTGTCTATCCCGGGGGAATAATAATATTCCGGGGTCAACAGGGGCTCGTCCCCCGTTATGATACCATCCGACACGGCCCTGTCAAAGATACCGGTCCCCGGCAGAATGCGGATACCGATAAAGGCAAAGACAACACTCTTTTCCAGTTTTTCGATATTGGCCAGCCCCTCTTTCATGGTCCTTTCATCTTCACCGGGACAGCCGAACATAATGAAATGGGCGCAGGGGATCTTCTCAGCCACCACACGCCGGTGAACCTGCAGGACATCCTCGAAACTGAAATTTTTCCCTATTCCCGCCAGAGTCAGGTCCGTTGCCGCATCGGTCCCCAGTTCCATGGCCGCCAGGCCCGCCCGCTTCAACAGCCTGAGATCGTCCCGTTCCAGGCCCTGGGGCCTGAAAAACGCACACCAGGGCAGCCTGTTCTCCCTGCGGATAAGGGCCTCGGCCACCTGGAGAAACCTCTTCTCCGAATCATTGAAAAAACTGTCAGTAAAAAAGAGATAGCGGGCTCCGGATTCCCGCTGCAGATGGATAACCTCTTCGGCAACATCTTCCGGATCACGATAGCGCAGTGTCTTCCCTTCGATCATGGGATAGGAACAGTAGCTGCATCCATACGGGCACCCCCGCTTGGTCTGGACATTGAGCATTCCCCCATGCTCCGTATAATACCTGACTGTACTCGTGCTGAGATCCGACGGATACCACTCCCCCTCCCGGGGGCTGGCCACAAAAATCTTTTCTTTCGGCCTACGTCCGGCTGCCAGTTCCGTTGCCAGCCAGGGAACGATGATCTCACCTTCTCCCACCACACCGTAATCCGCCTGGAGAAAGGTGAGTAATTTTTCGGGCATAATGGAAAAGGCGGGACCGCCCAGTACCAGGATTGTATCAAGTTGTTTCCGGATTCCCTGGACGGTTTTCAGAATATCCTGAAGGTATTCCCTCGGGTCGGCACTGTCAACGGTATCCAGGTTACGTATGGAGACTCCGACAAAATCATATTTCTTTCCGTGGAGAAATTCCATCAGACCATTTAACCCGCCATCGGCAAGGAGGTCAAAATGGTACACCCTGTGACCGGATCGGCGCAGAGCCCCAACCACATAGGCTGCGCCAATGGGATAGACGGGATACGGTGTCACCACCTGGTTGGCGGAAACGATAAGGCAGGTTGCCCGTATGTTCCGGGTCAGTTTCCCGCCCATTTTCGCTCTTCCGACAGTTTCATGGATTTATAGGTGCCGTCAGCCATTTCCTTTTTAACAAGATCGGAAAACAGCCGGGCCATGCGCAGAGACTGGGACATATCCCGGTAAAACGTCCTCCAGGCATAGCTGTACATTTCCTGCAGGGTATCCGGACTCATATTTTTCGGCTTATAAACAACCTCTGCCGTGGTATAACGGGACCAGTCCCTGTGAAGAATACGTCCCTCCCGCTCGTAGGTGGCCGTTACGGGGGTATGGGGGAAAGGGGTGAGAATGGAGAATTCCGACATATCCACATCAATTTCCAGCAAAAAATCCACCAGCCTTTTGATGTAATCCGCATCCTGGTTGTCGGTACCGAGCAGCACAGCCGCCTCGACTCCGATGCCGTGATCCTTGAGGCGTTTTACCCGGTTTCTGATCACATCAGAGGTATCAAAAACCGCCTGGTACACGTACCAGCAACCGGCCTCCGCCGCCTTGGCAATAACATCATCCTCATCAAGAATTGGATGGCTGATCCACTTTTTCTTCAAGGGAATAAGGGCTTCAAACAGCTCCATCACCCATCCTTTGTCCTGGGCCAGGGAATTGTCCACCAGGAAGAGGCGGTTATTGTCAATACCGCTGATCTCCTCCACCACCTTTTCAATGGGACGGGGACGAAACTGCCTGCCGCCCAGGTAGGCGGTGGCACAGGGAAAACAGTTAAACCGGCACCCCCGTGAGGCGTGAACCAGATCCACCATTCTCACTCCCCTGTACACATACCGTTCATCGTTAAGAACGGACCGATCTGCAGGACCAACGCTCTCAATTGGCGGAAAGTCGTGGAAATAGTCATACTTCTTTCTCAACCGTCCCTTTTCAAGATCGTCCAGGACAGTGGCCAGACGACCGTCTTCCGTTTCTCCCAGGAAGATGGAATCAACAAAACTTTCCACTTCCCCGGCATGGAGCATGGTAGAGATGCCACCGGCGATGACCGGCACCCCCTTTTCCTGATACAGCGCCGCAATTTCCCGCCCCCGGGGCAGCTGACAGGTAAGCATCATGGAGAGCAGAACCACATCGGTATCCGCCTCAAAGTCTATTGCATCCACATTCTCATCAATAAAACGGACCTCATATTTATCGGGAATGGATGCCGCCACACAGACGGGTCCGTGGGGTGGGAGATGAAACTCGGTCTGCTCGGGAATCTTATGCCACTTGGGATAAACCAGGGTTACAGTCTGCATTATATTCTTTCTACAACAGTTAAATTTACGGATATTTCCTCCTGCCCGTCCACGGTGTGATAATGATCAAAATCACAGGCGAGCATGAACTCCAGAGTCCTGTCGGATTCCAGAAAACGCCTGGCCTCCAGTTCTGCCTTTTTCAAAGGTATTTTATTCTCAAACACAGCAAAAACCGGACCTGTCAATCCAAATGCCACAGCTGTTTCAGCCAGGGGAATATTGGGCAGGGTATAACCAAACAGAGCCGGACTGGCCAATCCTTCCACCATGGAATCGACAAAGGCAAGGTCTGTATGCAGAGAACCTCTTTTTGTACCGCCGATCAGACCAACCCTGCGACCGGAATCACTGAATCTGTGACCGCTCTCCAGCAACCCGCGATCCTGCAGTAACTGAGCGCTCTGTACAATCAGCAGGCGACAGAGAGGAGTCATCCGCCCCCATCGGCCTGGCACCTTTCCCAGCAGAGCGGAAACAGACTCATCCGCCTGGTCGGAAAATATCCAGTTTTTGTCAACCCCATCCGGTCGTTTCATGGATCAACTGTCCTTTTTCAGCCAGCAGAGCGGGTCTTCCGCCAGATAATCTCCAGTGACCTGGTAGGCGTGCCCCCGGCAGCCATAACAGTGATCGCTGATATCACAGGTCGCACACTGACCCTTAATAGTTGTCCGGATATTTCGCAGCTCACGGATAACCTGACTGTCCTTCAGGATGTCCGCAAGTTTTCTTTCACGTATATTCCCGGCGGCCACACTGACACCCGGACATGGATGCACTTCACCGACAGCGGTAACAGTACAGGAATATTCGTGCCTGGCACACTGGGAGGCCACCAGTGGAGGATGGGGATTCCAGGTACAACCAAATTCCTCCCTGTCGATTCGGGACAGCTCCTCAAAAAGTGCCTTGACCATTGCCGGCTCAACCTCCAGGTCATCGTGTTCCGTGGCCCTGCCCTGCATGGTCATTGCCTCCACATAGGGGACAATGCCAAGCCTTCTGGCCCAGCGCCACAGGTCAGGCAACTCGTCATAATTCTGATTGCAGATGATTGTTTCCACCCCGAGAGGATGTTCCATATCAGGATAGCCCGCCTCCTGCAATGCCTCCAGACCCCGGTTGATGGCGGCAAATGCTCCATCTTTTCCGGCCAGATAATCCTGGACCTCTGCCTTTCTGCTGTTCATTTTGAGAATGACACCGACCCCGCGTCTGTAGAGTTCTTCTGCCATTTCTCCGGTAAGGCACAACCCGTTGGTGAAAAGATCAACCACGATTTTTTCACTGAGAATCTCGTCAATCACTTCAAAAAGGTGAGGGTACAGGAGCGGTTCCCCACCACCGAGTACTATGATTTTTTTAACCCCAAGCTCCTTTGCCTGTCCTATGACATCGAAAATTTCATCCAGGGAAAGTTCATTTTCAAGGGCTGTCCCGGAGGAGGCATAACAATATACACATCGCAGATTGCACACCCTTGATAATTCCAGTTCCAGGGAAAGCAATCCATTTCGTTTCCTGCACCAAGCTATTTCTTCCGGGGAAAACTCCATCCCCAGCTGATCACCTAAACACGTCATTACAGCCTGTTATCCTTTCGACCCAAACGAGTCGTATTCCGTAGCGTAAAATAAAACAACCAACCTACCCCTAACACCTAACACCTAACGCCTAACGCCTCACTCCTCACTACCAACGCCTAACCCTCAACCCCTCAACCCCTCAACGATAATCAAAAAACTTCTTCGGCTTTCTACCGCCACTCTCAAACATCTTGGCCACAACCTCTCCGCTCTTGCGAATTTTTACAGCAGGTCGCACGCGCAGTGCAGCCTGGAGGTTCTCTTCAATACTCTTCTGGCCGATATCGGTATCACAGCCGACGACCACCGTCACATCGTCTGCACCGTCGGCAGCGACGCGCACTTCCACATAGGCACCCCGTATCCGGTCATCTTCCTGAAGAACATGAAAGACAGTTTCGGGGTAAAACGTGGTTCCCCGGTACTTCAACCGCTGGGCCAGCCTGCCTTCAATGGGCCCCAGACGTTGTGTATTCCAGCCACAGGAACAGGGTGAACTCTCAAGACGGGCAATATCTCCTGTTCTGAATCGAACCAGGGGAAAGCCTTCCACACCAAGAGGAGTCACAACAATCTCTCCAGCTGTTCCGTCCGGCAGGGAACACCCGGAATCATCAACAATCTCCACCAGCATCAGTTCCGGATGCACATGTCCACCACAGGATTTGACACATTCACAAAAGGCCGTCTCAAATTCCGTAGCACCATAGGAAGAGCGCACCTTTGCTCCCCACAGCCTCTCAACCTGTTCCCCAAGCGCCGTAAGAGAATGATCAGGCCGCCGTACCGGTTCTCCAATAGTGATAATGGTATGAATAGAGGAATCGGCCACGGCCAGCCCCTTGTCCATTCCCCATTCACCGATCTCCTTTAAAAAACTGGGCACTCCGACAATTACCCCCGGATTCAGTTTTTCGATGATGTGCCACTGGCGCGCCGGTTGTCCCGGTCCACTCCTGATTGCCCTGGCCCCGAGAAAGGTGATGCCGCTGTAATAGGCCAGTCCCGCGATAAAACAGCGATCCAGGGTAACCGTCAGCAGCACTCTGTCCCCTTTTTTCACACCCGCGCCATGAAAGGCAACCGCTTCATTAAAGGCCAGGCGCTGGAGATCGGCTCCACTGTAGGGAATAATCACCGGTTCCCCCGTGGTGCCCGAAGTCAGGGCGATGTCCCGAATATTCTCACTGTCGGCAAGACCAAATCGTTTGGGAAAGCGGTCAAGATCATCACGACAGGTAAAGGGCAGCTGCGAAAGGTCGGCAACAGATTCCAGTGATACGGCCTGTTCATCCTGGCCGAGAATCTCCCTGTAGAACGGTATCCTGCGGGCTTTTTCCAGGTGTTTTTTCAACAGGTGTAACTGTTTTTTTTCAATCTCGTGCCGGGGTGCCCTCCTCAGGGCAAGTGCCTGCTCAAGACTATATGGATTATTCTGATTCATAACAAGGCCTTTCAAATAGAAGAGTCACTCCCTGTAAAATGTCCCCTCTTCTGCAATGTTTCCTCAATTCTTGTATACACTTTTGAGCGAAGTCGCTGGATTTTTTCCTCAACCTTAAGCTCCCCTGTCTCAGGATAGACCGCCTCCAGGACAACAAGGTATATCTTTCCCGGGGTCAGCATTCTGGCGCCTGGCGGCAATACCCTGCCGGATCCGAGAATACAGACAGGAACCACCGGAAAACCAGTCTCAACAGAAAGGGCGAATGCACCGTTTTTAAAGCGACCGAGACGACCGTTACGGGAACGGTGACCTTCAGGCCAGATAGTGACGGAACTCCCTGCTTCCAGCAACTGTCTGCAATTCACCCGAACCTCTTCCCAACCCGCTTCTGCGTTAACGTAACCGGCCAGACGCATGAATACATTATAGACCGGAATTTTAAACGGCCACGAGGTTACAAATCCGTTTTCAGTAGCTATCAGACCGAAAAGATAGGGATCAACAGCGGAATTATGGTTGGCGACAAAGACGGCCGGTGAGGGAAGATGGTCCCCGCAAAACTCAACCCTGACAGGGTCAAGAAATGATATCAGGCGAACAAGAACAAAACCGTAAAATCGTATGGCCCTTCTCAGGCCGGACGCCAGAGGGCGGCCCAGCAGGAAAATATTGACGAAAAGAATCAGAGGCAGAATCAGCAGACCGACGCAGGTAACCAAGGTGAACAACGACCAGAAGTAAATATTAAAAAACAGTTTCTTCAACGGTTCAGCCTTTTTCCTGCTCTTTTTTCAACCGTATGAGAAACTGAAAGAGATCTTCCATGGTACGGATTGAGCGCAGGGCTTCCTCGTCGGTCAGCTTCATACCAAAACTTTTTTCAAGAACCACGACCATATCCACCGCATCAAGGCTGTCCAGACCCAGATCATCGTACAGGGTTGCCTCAGGGCCCATTTCTTCCGGGTCCAGTTCAAATTCTTCCGCCAGGACCTCAACTACCTTCTGCCGAAGTTCATCGTCGGAAATCATAGAGTACGTCTCCTTATCGCCAGGGAGGTATTCACTCCTCCCAGGGCAAAATTATTTTTCAACACTGTTTCCAGGTTTGCCACCCGCTTCTCCCCAACAAGGTCAACAACTGCACAACGGGGGTCAATACTGCCCAGATTTCTCGTTGGAATAATTTCCTGCCGCTCGAGCATCTCCAACAGAACTATCAGTTCAAGGGCTCCCGCGGCCCCCAGAGTGTGACCGAGATGGCCCTTCAGGGAACTGACCGGTATTGCCCTGTCCACAGCGGTACTGATCGCCGCGGCCTCGGCAATATCTCCCTGTTCCGTCCCGGTCGCATGGGCATTGACATAATCGATATCCCCAGCCACAAGACCACCCTCTCCCATGGCCAGTTCCATTGCCCGTATCATCATCTTTTTATCCGGGCTGGCAATATGCCCGCAGTCAGTAACATTGCCAAACCCAACAATCTCACCATATATTTTCGCCCCCTCCTCTCTGCTGATTCCAGGCTTTCAAGGACAAGAATTCCACTGCCACCACCGCAGACAACTCCATCCCGATCCCGTTCAAAGGGACGACATCCGCCCTCAGGGTCCGAATTATTAAAGGAGGCTGCCCGCAGCAGATCAAAAACGCCGGTTACGGAAGCATGGGCCTCATCCGCTCCTCCGCACAGGACAATATCCTGCCGTCCCGCCTGAATCAGGATATACCCGAGACCTATTGCCTGGGAAGAAGATGTGCAGGCACTTACCGGGGCCCACTGTTCACCTTCGACACCGAGGGCAAGACAGACATTA
The DNA window shown above is from Desulfomarina profundi and carries:
- a CDS encoding lysophospholipid acyltransferase family protein; this encodes MKKLFFNIYFWSLFTLVTCVGLLILPLILFVNIFLLGRPLASGLRRAIRFYGFVLVRLISFLDPVRVEFCGDHLPSPAVFVANHNSAVDPYLFGLIATENGFVTSWPFKIPVYNVFMRLAGYVNAEAGWEEVRVNCRQLLEAGSSVTIWPEGHRSRNGRLGRFKNGAFALSVETGFPVVPVCILGSGRVLPPGARMLTPGKIYLVVLEAVYPETGELKVEEKIQRLRSKVYTRIEETLQKRGHFTGSDSSI
- a CDS encoding acyl carrier protein, which gives rise to MISDDELRQKVVEVLAEEFELDPEEMGPEATLYDDLGLDSLDAVDMVVVLEKSFGMKLTDEEALRSIRTMEDLFQFLIRLKKEQEKG
- a CDS encoding phenylacetate--CoA ligase family protein — protein: MNQNNPYSLEQALALRRAPRHEIEKKQLHLLKKHLEKARRIPFYREILGQDEQAVSLESVADLSQLPFTCRDDLDRFPKRFGLADSENIRDIALTSGTTGEPVIIPYSGADLQRLAFNEAVAFHGAGVKKGDRVLLTVTLDRCFIAGLAYYSGITFLGARAIRSGPGQPARQWHIIEKLNPGVIVGVPSFLKEIGEWGMDKGLAVADSSIHTIITIGEPVRRPDHSLTALGEQVERLWGAKVRSSYGATEFETAFCECVKSCGGHVHPELMLVEIVDDSGCSLPDGTAGEIVVTPLGVEGFPLVRFRTGDIARLESSPCSCGWNTQRLGPIEGRLAQRLKYRGTTFYPETVFHVLQEDDRIRGAYVEVRVAADGADDVTVVVGCDTDIGQKSIEENLQAALRVRPAVKIRKSGEVVAKMFESGGRKPKKFFDYR